The following DNA comes from Methanotorris formicicus Mc-S-70.
CAGAAACTTTTAGGTATCTTTCCAATAACATACTCCCACCAAGACGTACTATGTAATACAATTAGACGAATAAATATTTAAAATAGTTTATTCATTTATTTAAATTTTAGATTAAATGTGTAAAACCCATCTAAATTGAGGTTTTTAAAATAAAAAATAGAAAATTATTTTATTGCTCAACGAGAACAGCGTTGACAACACCATCCTGTCCTGGTCTTGATGTTACTTTTGCCAAACCTAATTCTGTTTCAACAACTGCTCCTTTTGTGATGACGTTTCTTCTGATGTAGTGTTTGTTTGCCTGGTTGTCAACTACGGTTTTAATTGCAACTTTCCTACAAACTCCTGTTTTTGGATCTAAAACATTTGCGTAGTTTACTCTTAATAATCTAATTTTATTGTTTCCTCCTTTGCATCTAATGATTTTCATCCTTACTTCATCTGATAAGTGTGTTTCTGTTGGTTCTCTTCCCATTTCATATTTTCTCTTTTTTCTTGACATTTTGTATTTTCCGCCTGTTGGTTTTCTTCTGCTTTTTCCTTGCCATACTCCCATATTTACACCCTTAACTGTTTTTTATTTAATGTTTCTCTCATAAAGATATGAACTTCATCCAACATTTAAAAATAATAGTGACTTTAATAATTAAATAAAAAAGATACTTATATATATTTTTGCCATGCGAGTCAAAAGTTCTATTGAACTTATAATATAAAAAATTAACGATTACTTATGTTCTCTCAAATTCTTCAATTAATATCTTTAAAATTGCCATTCTCACTGGGATTCCATAAAAGGATTGTTTAAAGTATTTTGCCTGAGGAAGTTTATCAACCCCATAATCAATTTCATCAACCCTTGGCAATGGGTGCATAACAATCAAATCCTTATTTTCAATATGTTCTTTTTTTATCTTATAACTTCCTTTGACTTTTTGGTATTCATTCAAATCTGGAAATCTCTCTTTCTGTATTCTTGTTACATAAACAACATCAACATCTAACTCCCCAATCTTATCAGATTCGTATATCTTAACCTTTCCTCTCAAATCGTCAATAATTTCTCTTGGCATTTTTAATTCTTTTGGGGAAATAAAGTGCAATTCAACCCCTTCAAAAAGTGCCAATGCATAGGAGAGTGAATGAACAGTTCTCCCATACTTCAAATCTCCAACAAATGCAACCTTTATATTATCAATCCTTCCAATTTCTCTGTTTATTGTATATAAATCCAGTAGTGTTTGTGTCGGGTGTTGATTACTCCCATCTCCTGCATTTATAATAGGAACTGATGAGTATTCACTTGCCAATCTTGCCGCACCCTCAGATGGATGCCTCAAAACAATAACATCGCAGTAATTACTAACTACCCTTATGGTGTCTATTAAACTTTCCCCCTTTACTACTGATGTATTTTCAACATCTCCAAATCCAATAACCTCCCCACCCAATCTCTTCATTGCTGTCTCAAAAGATAACCTTGTTCTTGTTGATGGTTCATAAAATATCGTTGCCAAAATCTTCCCTTCCAAAATCTTTGAGACCTTTTTTGAATTTAGTATATCCTCCATCCTCTCTGCTTCATCCAATATCCTCAAAATATCATCTTTATCAATATCCCTCATTGAGATTAGATGCTTCATACATCGTTCCTCCTTATATATTAATTCATAAAATACAAAAACTTCAGATGCAATGTTATTTATACTCTTAAATTTATACTTTTTAGTATTGGTTATCTTTTTATAGGGTAAGTTAGGATGCCAAGGCAAAGCGATACTCTCTTTGTGGAGGGATAATTATGGAAATTATTCAAATATTTGGAATACTATTTGCATTGTTTGCTATGTCAAGAGTTATTTTACAGATAAGGAACAGGAATATGGGTTTGGATGAGGGGATATTTTGGTTGTTTGTTTGGATTTTGGTTGTTGTTGTTTTGGTATTTCCTCAAACATTAAGTTGTTTGGCAGGGGTTCTTGGTGTGGGGAGGGGTGTGGATGCTATAATCTATCTAAGTATAGTGGTTTTATTCTATCTAATATATAGAATGTATGCAAGGATGGAACATTTAGAAAGAGAGATTACGAAAGTTGTTAGAGAGGTGGCAATTAAAGATAGACATGAACCAAAAAGTAAAAATGAGGGATAATATGGATAAGTTAGAGTTGGTTTTAAGTGAATCTTTGCCATATGTTTCAGATATTGAATATGCAAAAGAACTTATACAAAATTCAAAAGATTTGGATGAATTAAAAGAAAAAATAAACAAACTCATCAAAGAAGAAAAAGACATAACAAAACAAACAGATTTAAGGATAATACTTGAAAAGATTGAAGAGATTGAAAATAAATAATACTTATTTCTTTTTTCTATATTCATGTTCAAACTCCTTATCGTAAAGTTTTGAATATGCATAATATTTCGGACTTAAAACCTCCCCAACAATTATTAAGGCGGTTTTTTTAATTCCTTCTTTTTTAACTTTCTCCACTATATCCTTTAAAGTTCCTAAAACAATCTTCTCATCTTCCCATGATGCATGATAAACCACTGCAACTGGGGTATCTTCTTTGTATCCCCCTTCTATTAACTCTTTACAAACCTTTTCAATCATTGAAACTCCTAAATATATTGCCATTGTTGCATTATGCTTTGCTAAATCCACTAATTTCTCTTTTTCTGGCATTGGTGTTCTTCCTTCTGGTCTTGTAATAATTACAGTTTGGGAAACCTCTGGTAAAGTAAGTTCTGCTTTTAAAGAACTTGTTGCGGCAAATAATGAAGTAACTCCGGGTATTATTTCAACATCTATGCCATGCTTTTTCAACTCATCAATCTGCTCCTTAATTGCCCCATAAATGGATGGATCTCCAGTATGTAGCCTAACAACATTT
Coding sequences within:
- a CDS encoding DUF2304 domain-containing protein, with amino-acid sequence MEIIQIFGILFALFAMSRVILQIRNRNMGLDEGIFWLFVWILVVVVLVFPQTLSCLAGVLGVGRGVDAIIYLSIVVLFYLIYRMYARMEHLEREITKVVREVAIKDRHEPKSKNEG
- the pyrB gene encoding aspartate carbamoyltransferase, which translates into the protein MKHLISMRDIDKDDILRILDEAERMEDILNSKKVSKILEGKILATIFYEPSTRTRLSFETAMKRLGGEVIGFGDVENTSVVKGESLIDTIRVVSNYCDVIVLRHPSEGAARLASEYSSVPIINAGDGSNQHPTQTLLDLYTINREIGRIDNIKVAFVGDLKYGRTVHSLSYALALFEGVELHFISPKELKMPREIIDDLRGKVKIYESDKIGELDVDVVYVTRIQKERFPDLNEYQKVKGSYKIKKEHIENKDLIVMHPLPRVDEIDYGVDKLPQAKYFKQSFYGIPVRMAILKILIEEFERT
- the cobM gene encoding precorrin-4 C(11)-methyltransferase, with protein sequence MNKIIIVGAGPGDPELITVKGKKAIENADVIIYAGSLVNKELLKYNKKNAKIYNSATMDLDEIVKIMVENAKKGLNVVRLHTGDPSIYGAIKEQIDELKKHGIDVEIIPGVTSLFAATSSLKAELTLPEVSQTVIITRPEGRTPMPEKEKLVDLAKHNATMAIYLGVSMIEKVCKELIEGGYKEDTPVAVVYHASWEDEKIVLGTLKDIVEKVKKEGIKKTALIIVGEVLSPKYYAYSKLYDKEFEHEYRKKK
- a CDS encoding 30S ribosomal protein S8e; translation: MGVWQGKSRRKPTGGKYKMSRKKRKYEMGREPTETHLSDEVRMKIIRCKGGNNKIRLLRVNYANVLDPKTGVCRKVAIKTVVDNQANKHYIRRNVITKGAVVETELGLAKVTSRPGQDGVVNAVLVEQ